From the genome of Vicia villosa cultivar HV-30 ecotype Madison, WI unplaced genomic scaffold, Vvil1.0 ctg.002102F_1_1, whole genome shotgun sequence:
TAATTTTGAGTATACACGATGGGTCCATACTGGTAATCCTCGCCCTCCGAGGCTTTGTTTTTGATATTTTGTACATTCGATGAATTTATTTATGTCTctgtgtttatatatatatatatatatatatatatatatatatatatatatatatatatatatatatatatatatatatatatatatatatatatatatatatatatatgtatatatatatatgtgtatatatatatatatatatatatatatatatatatatagagtttATCCGACTTGACCCTCGAAATCGTAACTTTTTCATCAAAATAAAATGTGTTTATATGTTTTCAAATCTTCGTATATCATATATTTGTATCATCAAAAGCCAATAATGAAACTAAATAGCTGCATTCAACATAAATTAATCACATAACTTATactttaaaaatcaaaattttaaatatcaaataatcaaaattttataCTATCTTAATAAGTTTAAATttgtaaaaatattaatatataaaagggTAACATAGTAATTTTGAGTATACACGATGGGTCCATACTGGTAATCCTCGCCCTCCGAGGCTTTGTTTTTGATATTTTGTACATTCGATGAATTTATTTATGTCTctgtgtttatatatatatatatatatatatatatatatatatatatatgtatatatatatatgtatatatatatatgtatatatatatatgtatatataggatATCTTTTAGTTTATTTTCTATTTCTAGTTTTAGCCTATTTGTGGATGTCACGTATGTTTTCTTTAGCTTCATGACATCCACACCTTCTTTATCCTATCCATTGTATATATATCTTATTGTACAGTGATGATATCATTCATTGAAGAAGAATAACATTTTCTGTTATTGGCTTAACCGTTTTCTGTTACAATGCAAGCTCTTTCTGTTTCTATCTTCTTCTTTTAATGGTGTCACCAAGGTGAAGTTATCAccattaacatggtatcagagctcaAAAAGCTCTGGTAGCCATTGTTGCACACGCATTCTTGATTGTGAATCTCTCTGCCTTCTTTGCTCACCTTGAGTTTTCTTCACTTTTCGATTCACAATCATCTTCTTCGTTTGCTTCTTTCTCCTTCTCTTTCTTCTGATGGCATACCAGAGCTATAGCGATTTCTCCACAAATTCCACGAATCCTTTTTACCTTCATCCGAATAAGAATCCGTCTCTTGTTCTTGTGTCACCTTTGCTAGATGACAAGAATTACCATACCTGGGCAAGGTCAATGCACATCGCATTGATTTCCAAGAACAAGGAGCGATTCATCGATGGCACCATCATGAAACCTCCCGTTTTTTATCCTCTTTATGCTCCGTGGTTTTGCTGCAATACGATGGTACTAGCATGGATTCATCGTTTGATTTTTGAGTCAATTGCTAAATTCGTTCTTTGGATTGATACTGCAGCTGGCGTGTGGAAGAACCCGCAAATTCGCTTCTCTCATGGTGACATTTTCAGAATTTCTGACATTCAAGAAGATTTGTACAAATTCCGCCAAGGTACTCTTGATGTCTCCAATTATTTTACACAGATGAAAGTTATGTGGGATGAGCTTGAAACCTATCGTCCCATTACTTCTTGTTGTTGTGCTATTCCTTGTTCATGTGGTGCTCTTGCATCAATTTGTAAATATCGTGAACAGGATTATATGATTAGGTTTCTTAAGGGCTTGAATGAGAAGTTTGCTCATTCCAAATCCCAAATCATGATGATGAATCCTTTACCAGATATTGACAAAGCTTTTTCACTGGTTATTCAACAAGAACGTGAGTTGAATCACTCTAATTCTATTGTTGCACCTACTACCAACAGTTCTGAAGAGTCTGCAGCTTTTCACACCAATTCCTCTAATGACAATGGTAATGGTAATAGCAAGACTGGTAACAACTATGGTAAGGGCAGAACACAGAGTTATGGTGGAGCTAAGGGTCATAGTCGTGTTTGTACACACTGTGGTAGAACCAATCACACAGTTGAGACTTGTTTCCAAAAGCATGGATATCCACCTGGCTTCAAGAGCAAAGGCAAATCCACCAACTCAGTTACTCAGAGTGATGTATCTactgatgcagccttggaatctTCTCAGCAGAACTCATGCAAGTCTTCATTTGGTTTTACTCAAGAGCAATATCAAAATATTTTGGCATTActtcaacaatccaaacacacctCTCAAGCCAACTCAATTACCACATCACCTTTTGTTCTGAACTCTCACTCTCATAATGAACAAGGTAATACTATCTATCTATGGATTCTTGACACTGGTGCTACAGACCACATTACTTTTGATATTACAACCTTTACTTCTTACAAATCCATAATTCCCATTCATGATGGATCCCAAGTTACTGCTTCTATTTCTGGCAGTATTGCTATTTCCCCTGCTCTTATTCTACACAATGTCTTGTTCATACCAAATTTTCGTGTTAACTTGATCTCTATTGTTAAGCTTGTCAACAGTAATAATTGCTTTGTTCAATTTACTGATAATTCCTACCAAATCATGCAGAATCATTCGAGGGCAATGATTGGTATAGCTAAACTTCAAAGAGGGCTTTATGTTCTTGAATCTTCTACTCATCATCGTGTTTTCAATTCTTTTGCTCAAAATCCTGGTAATCTATGGCACTTAAGATTAGGCCATGTTTCTGATATAGGTTTACAACATATTTCTAAAGTTTTCCCTTTTGTACCTTCACATTGTAATAATGACATACCTTGTGACTCTTGCCACTTTGGCAAACAAAAGAGGCTTCCTTTTCCTCACAGTTATAGTAAATCTAATGCTGCTTTTGAAATTCTTCATGCTGATGTTTGGGGCCCATTTTCTACTATATCAGTGTTAGgacataaatattttttgactCTTGTAGATGATTATACAAGATACACTTGGATTGTTTTTCTTAAAAGAAAAGATCAAACCAAAGAAAACACTGTCAAGTTCATAGCATACATAGAAAATCAATTTCATTCTTCTCTAAAATGTTTAAGGTCAGATAATGGTACCGAGTTCATAGCATTGTCTGATTTTCTTGCTTCTAAGGGCATTATTCATCAGAAAACATGTGTAGAAACAccccaacaaaacggagtagttgaacgaaAACATCAACATATTTTGAATTTAGCTAGAACCTTATTCTTTCATTCCAATATTCCCCTCAACCTTTGGAACTTTTGCATACAGCATGCTATTCATATCATCAATAGATTACCTACTcctattttgaaattaaaatgcCCTTATGAACTGCTTTTTCAGCAGCCACCTTCTATTGTTCATTTAAAGGTTTTTGGATGTTTGAGTTTTGCTGCCACTTTACACTCTCACAGGACAAAATTTGACAGTAGGGCTAGAAAGTCTATTTTCTTAGGATTCAAGGATGGCACCAAAGGGTACATCCTCTATGATTTAACTCATCAAAATATCTTTGTATCTAGGAATGTTATTTTCTATGAGCAGATCTTTCCCTTTCAGCCACACCAGTTTAAAACTCcttcccaacacacatcccaacCTCAACCTCTTTATGACGATCCTTCTATGATCCATCAGTCTCCTATATCCACTGATGTCTCTAACCCTTTGGACAATACTACCTCATCTTCTGATCCTATCTCTGCTCCTAGTCATAGTCAACTTCCGAGTGCCCACAGTCCTCCTTCTGTTAGCAGCCCTAACTCTACTactgatcataactctcccaTCCTGCAAGCTACTCCTATATCCACTTCTGAGTCACCTTTACTCACTTCTGTACCTGACTCTACTACTTTATCTCTTGGACAACCAATTGATACTTCTTTGTCTAATAATAGATCTTCTTCCTTCCCAACTCCTACATCTTCCCCTAATACCTCTGATGCTCATTCTCCTATCTTAAACAATCCTCCTCCTTCTATTAGACAGTCCACCAGATCTACTCATCCTCCTGGATACCTGGCAGATTATCATTGTTATCATATTTTGAATAactctaattctttctctttgtcCTCTACATCCTCCAAGCAACACTCTACCTTATATCCTCTATCATCTGTTTTATCCTATGACAGGTGTTCTCCAGCTTTTAAACATTTTTGTTGTTCTATATCTGCTATATCTAAACCTAAAACATATAAACAGGCCATTAAACATGATTGTTGGATTAATGCCATGAATGTTGAGTTAGAAGCTCTTGCATAAAATCAAACTTGGACTGTGGTTGAGCTTCCTCCCGGTAAGGTTCCTATAGGTTGTAGATGGGTTTACAAAGTAAAACACAAAGCTGATGGCTCAGTTGAGAGATATAaggccagacttgtggcaaatgGCTTCACTCAAATggaaggaatagattattttGATACTTTTCCCCTGTTGCTAAACTTACCACTGTTAGATTTTTACTTTCTCTTGCAGCTATTAAGGGATGGCATTTGGAACAGTTAGATGTGAACAATGCATTCCTCCATGGTGATCTTCATGAGGAAGTTTACATGAGTCTTCCTCCTGGCCTTACTGGTGTCTCTCCATCCAAAGTATGCAAGTTACAGAAATCTCTTTATGGTTTGAAACAGGCTAGTAGACAGTGGTATTCAAAATTATCTGCCTTCCTTATTTCTCTGGGCTATAAGCAGTCATTAGCTGGCTATTCCTTATATGTTAAGTCTTCTTCCCAACATTTCACTTATCGGGATTTTGCCgaaaaaaatcaacttttatATTTTTGACGAAAAATcgatttctttttaaaaaaagtcgactttttatattttcagTAAAATtggttttttcgaaaaaatcaaatttttatatttttgaatatatatatatatatatatatatatatatatatatatatatatatatatatatatatgggttttgctacaatagacccacttgtttttatgaaggtctattttagcaagtTTTAACTACAAAATGGTtaaatgcaccttaaggtgcatgttgctaaaatagactttcataaaaataagtgggtgtattaTAGCAAACCCCACAGGGGTTTGCTATAATACACCCACTTAattttatgaaggtgtgttttagtaagttttaactaaaaaaatatttaaatgcaccctaaggtgcatgttgctaaaatagaccttcataaaaacaagtgggtctattgtagcaaaaccatatatatatatatatatatatatatatatatatatatatatatatatatatatatatatatatatatatatatatatatatatatatatatatatatatatatatatattctcatcAATTGATGCAGATTGTTCATCTTCATCTTTTTGAATTTCATATATTCTATCTATTTAATGTTAGGATGATATAATAAATATAACTATACAAAATAATCATAACAAACCACTTATATAATAAGTTATTTATAATATAAGgataaatacaaaaaaatagaaaattaaattataaattagatCATGAAAAGAACAATAGatcttaataaaattaaatacttacctattaattaattaattaattatttaacatcAATAAAAAGTCAGTATAATGAAGtatttttttagaatatataatCTTACCACTTCCTCTGAAATGAAGTATTTAACatcgattttttatatttttgaatatatatatatatatatatatatatatatatatatatatatatatatatatatatatatatatatatatatatatatatatatatatatatatatatatatatatatatatatatattctcatcAATTGATGTAGATTGTTCATCTTCATCTTTTTGAATTTCATATATAATCTTACTACTGAGTCTTTTAagaattttttctttaaatatttttaggAGTTTTCATTGTTTGTAACACTATCATTTTAAGCACGGTTATGTAATTGTTTTAACTTCTGTCCATTTACAGGATCTTATATGTGAGGGTGAGACCAACCAATAAATCACAAGTTGACTATAAAAATTTACATAttccaaaaaaattgattttttttggaaaagtcaacttttttttttggaaaagtcaacttttttctttttgaaaataaaactgtTATTTTTTTCGAAATAGtcaatttttatattttcgacaaaaaatctattttttttttcaaaaatatgcaaTTCAAACTATTTAGTtttaaacaaattataatttagGGCTCTTACTTAGGCcccataaaaaacaaaaatataagggGGCTTTGAAATATGGggccaaaaaattatttatttagtaaagGGCCTAAAAAAGAGGGGCCATATAGGGGCTTAATTGTTAGGGCTTTACAATTTTGGCCTTTTTTGACCCCTCTAGTATTCTTTCACAAATTTTTTCGGCTTCGATTTATCTTCAGACCTCGAGCTCAAATTTTGATCGGAAGATCGAGTTTCGTCGCATTCTTTGAGCAGTACACACAAAAATTCTGCACAATTAAGTTTTTTGCCTCAAATGACCAGATGAATTTCTTGCTGTTCAAACGCGCATAACTTCTTCACAGTTTATCGGATTGAGTCCGTTCTGGCGGCAACAATTGACAAATTTCGTCATCTTCGATTTTTCGTTGGTCCCGATTCTTACTTTCATACTGAAACGCATTTCCTAAAAAATGGAGCTCAGAAATGCGTTTAGGAGggaaatttgaaattcaaaattcaaactcacTATAAATAGATTTTCCCCTCTTTTCTCATTCACTCAcattcactctctctctctctctctctctctctctctctctctctctctctcttcacaaACCTCTCACTATTTTCTCTTCCTTTTCTCTAGAATCAAAAACTATTTTTCTTTAAGAACTTCAACAACATCTTGAGCAACTTCAAGAACACATTCAAGACAATTTTCAAAACTTCCTTCAATCTTTCTCCTCTCCTTCCCTCGATCAAGCTTCTACCAAGACCCACCACCTCCAATCACGACCGGCCACCACGCACAAGCCTTTTGACCGCCACCGTGCTCTGATCGTGATCTTCGAAGTGAACTTCTCTCCTCTCTCGCACGATTCTCGCGGTGTATCCATCTCCGTCTTCGCATTTCGTTTGCTCTTCGATTCAGTAATTTCCTTGTTCTTGCATTTTAAttgttgaaatttgaaattgagtCACGATTTTGTTAaagaattgatgatgattcagttgttgttgttgttgctcttTGTAGATGATAATGATTAAATTGCAAAAGTATAGTATTGATGATAATGTGTTGTTTGAATAAAATTAGTAATGTGGAAATTGTTGTGTGTTGTTGTTCATGATGAATTTAGTGTTGATCCTTGATTGTAAATAGGGATGACAAGCAGACCCGCATCtgcggggcccacccgcacccgaacccgagtcaacgggttaaaacccgagttgactgggtttgggtgccatccgatatttcgggtgcgtgtttgggtagtgtgaaacccgcaccagaaacccgaaatcacacccgcttatatatatatatatatatatatatatatatatatatatatatgtgtgtgtgtgtgtgtgtgtgtgtgtatataaatataaataaaaaaataaatatgtatatatatatgtatatatatatatataaatatatatatatatatatataatattgtggaaagttgttggaaaaatatattttatgtattttgccgcgggttcgggtttgggtgaaaaaacccgaacccaacgggtgtgggcgtgggtgttattttgccacccgaatatcatttgggtttgggttcgggtgcgggtttgggtaatgtgaaacccgcaccgacccgttgtcatccctaatTGTGAAAATGATGATTTAATTGTTGTAGGGATGCCTACAGTTGAAAGATTAATGGATGCATGAGGTTGCTCATGCTTGTAAGGCTGCCTACGATTGGATTTTGGAATAGATTGCCTATACCAAGAGATTTATAAGGCGAGTGATGTTGTCTACCTTTTCCAGGGGACTGATGAGGTGACTTGATTGATATACTTCTGCTTGGAGACTGATAAGGTAAGTTGATTGATCTACCTCTGGTTGGAAATTGATAAGGTAAGTAAGTTGATACCTCTGCTTGGAGTTTGACAAGGTGAAACAATTGATATACCTTTGCTTGGAGACTGACAAGGTGAAACTATTGATATACCTTTTCTTGGAGACTGACAAGGTGAAATAATTTGATATACCTTTGCTTAGAGACTGACAAGGTGAAATGATTTGATACCTCTTCTTGGAGACTGATAAGGTGTAACTATTGATATACATTTGCTTGGAGACTGACAAGGTGAAACTATTGATATACCTTTTCTTGGAGACTGACAAGGTGAAATAATTTGGTATACCTTTGCTTAGAGACTGACAAGGTGAATTAATTTGATATGCTTTTGACTGATTCCCTCGTGGTAGGCCGTGGATGGTTAAGACACAGAGAGGTTGATTGCTTGTCACACGACTGTAGGGTGTTAAGTTGACATGAATTCCCGATGCTCATTTTGAACTTAAAGATTGCTAATGTATGAGAAGGATCCACTAGGGATTGTGAAAGTACGCAGAGAGCTGGCCCCTTTGTAGAGTGTCTTGCCCCAATTTGTTAATTTGTAGATATTCTCCTTGATATGATCTAGGAAGTAGTTTGATCACAATATGAATGACCCCACTATCTTGCATTTTGAAAACATTATGCCATTGATTAATTGACTCTTGTAAAGACTTGTCCCTAGTGAATCGTTTCTGAATCAACTCCTTTTGATTGACCCTTGCAGTGGTTTGCCCCAATATTCGAATTTTTAAATGTATGCCCCCAATATCTAGGATCCAAAGGAAGTACCCTCAAAAAGACTTAAATCTCACCATGATGAACTTATTATATATTTCCCTAAGTCTGCGAATCTAGACAAGTTTTTCCTTGAAGTTGCTTGAAAGAAAACTTGGATTCTACATGCAATAGGATGAAATTGATATGCACTACCCCAACATTTGAGTTTCGAAGGTTTATCCATGATTATTTAGGGCCTTCAGAAGTTGTCGAAAGAGGAAATCGGATCCTACCATGTTGTGATATGAACTTGATTAAGGAATGCCCCTTCGAAAGCTATTCCCCTTATTAAACGGCACTTTAAAATGTGGCCCAAGTTGATTGAATCTTAGAATGAtcgcccctagtcaataggatcttcATGTGATATACCCTTATGATCATTAGTATTGCCTTTGATCATAGGTTTCTTCCCAGATGCTTTGCCCTTAGTCAGGAGCGTCTTAAAATGGATCGCTTTTGATTAAATCAATTTttagatctccttgatgctaagtgtcgATTCGTAGATAAAATTGTACATTTTGAAAAGTAATTCTTAGTGATgcacatgcaagttttgaaatcgaagttttCACATAGAAGAAATGGATGATTTAGAGATGAAGATTCAAAGAAGCGAAATGGTTAGCAATAATTTTAACAAGCCTAGAAGTCAGTTTAACTCAAATTTTTCTTAGTATGCAACATGGCCATGGTTCGTGGTTTTAAGAAAAAAAGGATATaaaactcaaaatttatttagcccaccccactctccttgatattctccaatcctaagttcaattaatcCAACAGAATGCGTTCAGTTCGCAAGAGAATTTTCGTAGTCGCGATGATGAGCAGAAGCATTAGTAAAGATTCAAGCGCCAACGAAAAAAATTGATAAGATCCAAGCATTAATGAgaatctttgatgatttttgaggTGGCATTCATAAGATTGTTCTacaatttatttgtttttaatcccttatttttgcatggaccaattcttttgaattttggtccATCGGGataccctaacttttgcctaggtcaatttttttaattttctttgacttagcaggctttctccttttgaatttattttttctttttgattttgaaCATTTGTGACTACCATGTTCATTTTTGTGAGCTTCATCTTTATcgcttcctcgatcttgaataatgtattgaggaagaagacgcCGTGTACTTTatcttcattgattcctcaatcttggttgatgaatgcgaggaaaaGGATGTGCTCGAACCTTTGCTTATATAGAATGATTCTCTTGAGATTAGAACACATTATTGAtgtaattgaaatctaccctgcctttagttaaaattaatgttttttagaaGATGGAACAAAACTCCAACTCCCggctcgagggggttgactacgAATTAACCTCCTTATTTCTCCATTGTttaagaattgaaacaatgccttaaaTCATCAGCTCGGTCTTACATTGAAagcatacattcataaaaatttgattatttaGTTTACATCATTCTCCCTCGAAGTTTATTAAAGGTGACAGATAGAAAAGTGAAAAGCGGAAAAATCATTGATTAAATATGGAAAGTGATGAAACGGTGATACTAATGTTTTGATATTGAAAATGTGCACGCTCATTTTATTTGAATCACTAGTCAAAAGATATAAGTTTACACCAAATACAACTTAGCAACTAGGAAATTACAGATTGAAATTGATAAAGTCTAATGATCCCATGGAAGAGCCTCTTTGTTGATCCACTCGACTTTAGGAGATGCTTCGTAGTTCTCGTACTTGTCAAATCATGGGGTGACCCTTTACTTTTCTTGGGCATACCTATTACATGAGTGCACTTGCTCTTATTGAGACCGTTTCTTTTGATATGGGGAATCACCAATGGTAGTTGCATTTGAGACGTCGTGTAGGCCTATGACTTGTATAATGAAGGGCTTCCTTCTCTCATTCGTAGGATTTGTAGGGCCAAGCTCAATGGTTGAATTTCTCCTTCAACAATTTAGGACTTTCTTGAAATCCTTCACAACATGCTTTGATTTTGTTCTTTGAGCATCAGGCAATCTTGCTAGCTGGATAAATGTTGGACAAGGGCGAAGATGGAAGTGCAAatgcatgtatgtatgtatgtaactACAATACAACGTGGGCGTAGGATAAAGACAAACATAAGGATACCCTACACGGGTTGAGGGATGAACCTTAGTTTCGGAGATTATGACAAACCTAAGGAAACCTAAATGATTTTAGAAATAGCGCTGGACCTAATGAAATCCATACAGGCTAAGGATTATGACTTTCAGAAGGAACTCCTACAGACTAGAGATTATGACAAACACGCGTGAATTCCTATAGGCTAGGAATTGTAATAAACAAATGGGAGTCTTACAGGCTACGAATTGTGATAGACAAATAGAAGTTCTACAGGCTTATGGACTATGGATTGACAAACCTAAGGACCTAAACAGAAAGGAGGACACCTTATACTGACTTAAGGATTGTGACAGACACAATGGAAACTCCTTAAAGACTAATGGATGATGAAAGATAAaaggaatccctacaggctagagaTTATGACACACAACagggaatccctacaggctagggattatGACATAAAAAGGGAaacccctacaggctagggattatGGTATAAAAGAGGAAATAGGGATAATGTTGTACAGAAGGTAACCCTTGCGAGTTTAGTGATAAATATGGGAATGAGAATACCCTATACGGGTTTATAGAAGGTAACCCTTAAGCGGAACCTTTTTGTAGACCGAGACTTTCGTCTCATGGTAACACAAGATCTCACCATGATATTTTGTTTTGGGTTTATACAAAGAGTCATTGCTCAAATCCAAGGTCCTATCTTCGAGAGAGTCTAGCCCTTTCTAAAGATACTTCTCGGAATTCGATCGACTCTAGGTGAAGTTGTTGCAACAACACACGGGGATTTTTAAACCCCTCGTGGCCAATTGATACTTATTCTAAGGTTCCTTATCATTTCTTCTCAACAAAATTAATCGCAccaaacaatacaaaataaaatttaattaaagcaataaataaataaatgcataaataaagaaaatatgaaaataaccaaataaaataaaaccccCAAAAAACCTAGACCCAAAGGTAGGTTTGACTCTAGTTTAGGGGAAaggaagtccccagcagagtcactaGTTGTAGCAAccagcttaaaaattgagagagtcgccactattattttttatattaagagAAGGGAAGATAACAGATAACCCTAATCGTTTAGTGATTCTAAG
Proteins encoded in this window:
- the LOC131637865 gene encoding uncharacterized protein LOC131637865; protein product: MAYQSYSDFSTNSTNPFYLHPNKNPSLVLVSPLLDDKNYHTWARSMHIALISKNKERFIDGTIMKPPVFYPLYAPWFCCNTMVLAWIHRLIFESIAKFVLWIDTAAGVWKNPQIRFSHGDIFRISDIQEDLYKFRQGTLDVSNYFTQMKVMWDELETYRPITSCCCAIPCSCGALASICKYREQDYMIRFLKGLNEKFAHSKSQIMMMNPLPDIDKAFSLVIQQERELNHSNSIVAPTTNSSEESAAFHTNSSNDNGNGNSKTGNNYGKGRTQSYGGAKGHSRVCTHCGRTNHTVETCFQKHGYPPGFKSKGKSTNSVTQSDVSTDAALESSQQNSCKSSFGFTQEQYQNILALLQQSKHTSQANSITTSPFVLNSHSHNEQESFEGNDWYS